The Brassica napus cultivar Da-Ae unplaced genomic scaffold, Da-Ae ScsIHWf_1919;HRSCAF=2563, whole genome shotgun sequence genomic interval CTTAATCTTCCAAAAAGCCATAGAATGCTTCCTAAGCAACCTAATTCGAGTGAATTTTTCTGCTTcctaacttcttcttctattcTCTGTGTGATACTACTTTTCAGATCTTCAATCTCTTCTACAATTCTCCCTTGCTCAGCCTCTACCCTTCGAATCTCATCAAGCAAGGCGTCATCAACCcacttaaataaatgattttcctTCTTTCGCTACATAGAAACGAAAATCAAATTAGGAGAAGTAAAATGGAATGAAAAAACATGCTGTTTATCCTACACAATCGAAAATCGAATCAGACAAAAAAGGAACATAACAAATCGGTAATTGAATCGAAAAACAAATCAAGACTATGAACCTGTGCCCCTATTTCACATCTATAGAACCGTCGGTAAGGATTGTCATCAGTTCTCGAGTAGAATATCACAACCCCTTTCCCGCACCAGCACCTAGATGGCACCCCGTATGAATGTCGCCTTGAAGTATTCATGTGTGTGAGAAACTGCTTCAGAGAGAAAAAGGAGATTGACgaaaaagaagaacagaaaaaaatgGGAAAAGTCGGGTTTGTTGCTGAGTTGGTGTTATATATGTCGGGTTTTAGGTTTATTGTGGATCTAGTTCTGGTCGGGTTTGATTGTTGAGTTGGATCAAAAGTCTGGTTTGCAAGAAGCCAAGTTAAGTGTATTACATTTGATTCGATTTATTTACTCCTACGGGATGATCTAGTAAAACAATTATTCTAAATGTTCTTGTGGTCTTGTTCCGGGTTTTTGTTTCGtttagggtatgtttagggtttaggttaggtttgaCTGTGGTCTTGTTATGGGTTTTTGTTTCGtttagggtatgtttagggtttaggttaggtttgaCTGTGGTCTTGTTCTGGGTTTTTGTTTCGtttagggtatgtttagggTTAGGTTAGGTTTGACTGTGGTCTTGTTCCGGGTTTGTGTTTCGGTTAGGGCATGTTTAGGTTTAGCTTAAGGTTCTAATTTAAAACAGTGTTAAATTCTAGCATTCTTCAGCTAAAAACTCTTAATAACAAAACCACAAGATGTACATTTGATTACAAGAGTCAATcctaaaaatcataattaaacACTAGAAGTTATACAATAACTAAGCAGTCTTGTTcctaaaaatgataataaaatctaGAAGTTATACATCAGATTAAGCAATCTTGTTCATTACATTAGAACTTGAAACCAAGCAGTCTCACAAAATCTCTTCTACAGTCGAAGAGAGACACTCCGGGGATTGATACTTTGACATCCTATCAATCAATTCCGGATCATTAGCTGCTTCCCAAAGATCCCATAGAATCCTGTGGCGAGCTTCGATAATGTTACCATCATGCAACAACGACAACTCCAATCCAAGCGCATGACACTCAATGAACTTCACTGCATAGACGCCACAGTCGCATGCACTTTTATTCAGATTCCCAACGGGGACATAGGAAACAGTATATGCACCGACTGCGAAATCCTTCTGGTGTCTCATAGGCTGAACTGCCTTGACAATACGCGGAATAAGGTTTGCGAACCCATCCACCTCCTTGTACCTTTTCCTACCCGAGCAGTCGAACACTTCAATGCTCCTCGTCACGAAACTGATGCACAAGGCGATCCAATGATTCCCACTGACATGAACAGGGACATACAGGCGATCCACATCTATATTCCATATCTCATGTGTCCTGCCATGTGGTGGAAGGACTCCTTTACCGAACTGCAGTAGCAAATTATGAAGCATGTAGCTCTTTCTACCCTGAGCTTCTAAATGACCATACTCTTTTTTAATCATATTGCTGAAGACGACAGTCATGAAGGCGACACG includes:
- the LOC125599586 gene encoding uncharacterized protein LOC125599586 codes for the protein MDKSEWLNSLEIDAAMYVFRERTSLKRWRPHRVAFMTVVFSNMIKKEYGHLEAQGRKSYMLHNLLLQFGKGVLPPHGRTHEIWNIDVDRLYVPVHVSGNHWIALCISFVTRSIEVFDCSGRKRYKEVDGFANLIPRIVKAVQPMRHQKDFAVGAYTVSYVPVGNLNKSACDCGVYAVKFIECHALGLELSLLHDGNIIEARHRILWDLWEAANDPELIDRMSKYQSPECLSSTVEEIL